A genomic stretch from Erwinia sp. E_sp_B01_1 includes:
- the nagA gene encoding N-acetylglucosamine-6-phosphate deacetylase yields MYALTHGRIYTGQEILDNHAVVIADGLIERVCALSDLPAGVTTRNVGGAIIAPGFIDLQLNGCGGVQFNDDIEALSVETLNTMQQANEKSGCTSFLPTLITSTDEMMKRAVDVMRAYLAQNANKALGLHLEGPWLSPRKPGTHNPALIRKPEQPLVDFLCANADVITKITLAPEQVETRVIRQLSEAGIIISAGHSHATNEEARIGIAAGVSFSTHLYNAMPTITGREPGLIGALFDSPDVYCGIIADGLHVHYANIRNAKRIKGDKLILVTDATAPAGANIDQFIFAGKTIYYRDGLCVDEHGTLSGSALTMIEAVANSVEHVGISLDETLRMATLYPARAMGMEKTLGSVQAGKVANLTVFTHDYKIIQTIVNGDEVLSE; encoded by the coding sequence GTATGCGCATTAAGTGATCTGCCAGCGGGCGTAACCACACGTAATGTGGGTGGCGCAATAATTGCTCCCGGCTTCATCGATCTCCAGCTCAACGGCTGTGGGGGTGTGCAGTTCAATGATGATATCGAAGCCCTGAGCGTCGAAACACTGAATACTATGCAGCAGGCGAATGAGAAGTCCGGCTGCACCAGCTTTCTGCCTACGCTGATTACCAGCACTGATGAGATGATGAAGCGTGCGGTTGATGTGATGCGCGCTTATCTGGCGCAAAACGCAAACAAGGCGCTGGGATTACACCTTGAAGGGCCGTGGCTCAGCCCAAGAAAGCCCGGAACGCACAATCCTGCTTTGATTCGCAAACCCGAACAGCCGCTGGTTGATTTTCTCTGCGCCAATGCCGATGTCATTACCAAAATCACCCTTGCACCGGAACAGGTAGAGACGAGGGTGATTCGTCAATTGAGTGAAGCTGGCATCATTATTTCTGCCGGGCATTCGCATGCAACGAACGAGGAAGCCCGCATCGGAATTGCTGCAGGCGTGAGCTTCTCCACCCATCTTTATAACGCCATGCCAACCATTACCGGTCGCGAACCCGGTTTGATCGGAGCGCTGTTTGATTCACCAGATGTTTACTGCGGCATCATTGCAGATGGTTTACATGTTCATTACGCTAATATCCGTAATGCTAAACGTATCAAAGGCGACAAACTGATCCTGGTCACCGATGCCACCGCACCAGCGGGCGCGAACATTGACCAGTTCATTTTTGCAGGAAAAACAATATACTATCGCGATGGACTCTGCGTTGATGAGCACGGGACGCTCAGTGGCTCTGCCCTGACAATGATTGAAGCTGTAGCGAACAGCGTCGAACATGTTGGCATTTCACTGGATGAAACGCTGCGAATGGCAACGTTGTATCCAGCACGGGCTATGGGCATGGAGAAAACGTTAGGCTCTGTTCAGGCCGGAAAAGTGGCTAACCTGACGGTTTTCACCCATGACTATAAAATAATCCAGACTATCGTTAATGGTGACGAGGTCTTAAGCGAGTAG